The Mucilaginibacter terrae region GATGACTGGTTACAATAATGAGCGGACACATAGTGGAAAATACTGCTTTGGCAAAACACCAATGCAAACATTTACTGATAGCATTCCGATGGCACAGGAAAAGTTATTGGAGAGACTCGCCGAAGACCAGATTCTTCAGAGCCCCCACAAAAAGCGCTCAGAAGAATCTGAGTCGATGCCGTTAGACGAGAAAAAGCTATATTCACAAATCACATCTGACAACTTATAAAACCACCTAACTGTCAGATCAAGTAGTGGCTATTACACTTAAAGCATTTTTAAGTTGCAATTAAATGTTCATAGATTTCCCCATAATTAATCGACATTATTATTATCCTGCATTTTAATAATTCTTGTGACTGCTAGCTGTACCTCGTCTATAATTTTCCAATCAGGCTTAATGTATATATCAGTAGTCCTTGTACTTTGATCAATGTGGTTTAGCGCAAAACCAACGTCATCTTTTGAAAAACGGCATTCATTTCTTGCGATGCTACCGAATGAATGACGAGCACAATACAAAGTCAATGAATGAATACCTAAAGCCTCACCAATTTCTTTCAATCCCTTATTCAATGCTTTGTTAAAATTATTGGATTCGGAGTATCTATCTTGCAAGCGGTCGATATATCTGAACAATAGTGGGGATGCCTCTGAAATAATTTTTATGCTTATAAAAGCACTATCTTTTCGTCTTGTGCTTGTTTTTGATCTATTATAGTTAACCCTGCTTTTTATAATGTTCGACTTACGAAGGTTATAAATATCTTTAGCATTCATACCGCACAGGTAAAACGACAAAAGAAAAATATCCTTTGCTAATTCTGCACGGGAACCTGGAACACATTCAAACTCACGAATTTTAAAGAGTTGCTCAATAGTTAGCGCACGTTTTGCAGTCATCGGAGCCTCGATCACCTTGTGTTTTTTGAATGGGTAATACTTGATCCTGATTATTCCACGGTCTTCATCATTAAATCTATCCCTTGCTGCATTAAATAATGTTCTAAGATCTCGCATATGGTTATGAAGCCCAGAATCAGATAAACCCTTGCTTATGTAATTGACTTCGTTACCAAGTTGATTTCTGCGTTTAAATCTTCTCTCCTTTCGCAGATACTTTTCATAGTCGGGTAACATTAGAGCATTTATCCTATCGATCTCGACCTTCTGACTTCCGAAATAATCACATAAGCTATTCGTAACTGTTAAAATAGGATAGGCATTACCTTTCCTTCCTTGGGCTATCAACTCCGCTATGTATTGCCTGGCAAAAGCAATTATATCAATTACATTATTTTCTTCGACCTGGGTAAGACAGTTTGCTAACTCTTTTACATCATAATGGATAAGCCGACTATCAAGCTCTAACAATCTCATTCGATATTTAGCGATTTCCGTGGATATCACGGAGAGCAGAAATTTATCCTTAATGGAAAGATTTTTTTTAAGCTGCCTTTCGTGGGCAAAATGATTGGTGTTGATGTAAGTGACCTTGCGGTTGTGAGTTAATCGGTACTTAATATTGTAAGTGCCGTCTTCCTTTTTGTGGTGTTTGAGGACCATTTCCTTAATGGTAGCCATAATGACGAATTACGTTGTAAAACATTTGTAAAACATTTTCGTCAAGTTGGGCAGTTTTTCGTGTTTAACACAACGCATCAGGTTTAATCCTGACGAACATGTTTTTATTGAAAAACTGCCCTTAGGGCATAAAAAAAGCCCTTTTACTACTGTAAAAAGACTTTTTAGAAATGGGTAAATGATGGGGCTCGAACCCACGACCCTCGGTACCACAAACCGATGCTCTAACCAACTGAGCTACATCTACCGTGTTAGCGGGTACAAAAATAGAAATCTTTATGCAGTTTGCAAACCCTTTTTTTAAATAATTATTAAAGGCTTCAAAACGGGCATTTTAACTATTTTTGCAGCCTATTTATGATCGAGATTTTTACAGATGGCGCTTCGAGCGGTAACCCCGGACCGGGTGGATATGGCGTAGTATTGCGTGCAGGCCAGCATTACAAAGAACTTTCAGAAGGCTTTCGCAAAACCACTAATAACCGTATGGAACTGCTTGCTGTTATTAAAGGCCTCGAAGCCTTGAAAGCTCCCGGACAGCAGGTAACTGTTTTCTCTGATTCGAAATACGTGATAGACTCTATTGAAAAGCGCTGGCTTAATGGCTGGGTTGCTAAAGGCTTTGCTGGTAAAAAAAACAAAGACCTGTGGTTGCGCTACCTCGACATAAGCAAATTGCACAAGGTGCGCTTTGTATGGGTTAAGGGCCACGCCGGCCACCCCGAAAACGAAAGATGCGACCAACTTGCAGTGGCCGCATCTAAACAAAAAGAATTATTAATCGACTCAGTATTTGAGGTAGAGAACGCGAGAGGCAACTCTTAACAACATTATTGAATTACAACTTCTCCCTCAAAGTTGCGCTTGGTAATTTGTGGCGAAAAGCAGGCCAGCATTTCTTCGGCCTTGTTTACCATATTTGTAGATCCTATGATTATGGCCGAACGCTGATGCAACTCTTTTACCTCAAGCTCTAAAATACGCTCATAGCCGTTGGTTGCCTTCCCTCCTGCCTGCTCAACTATAAATGCAATAGGGTTACACTCGTACACCAGGCGCAGTTTACCATTGGGTGCCTGGGCTGTAATTGGGTACATAAATATACCGCCTTTAATAAGCGTACGGTGAATATCGGCCACCATGGAGCCGGTATATCGAGAGGTGTACGGACGATGGGTTGCATCATCTTCCACCTGGCAGTATTTAATGTATTTTTTTATACCATCGGGAAAATGTGCATAGTAGCCCTCGTTTATTGAATAAATATTGCCATCCTTAGGCACGGTCATATCCGGGTGCGACAGGCAAAACTCACCAATTGAAGGATCGAGCGTGAAACCGTTTACGCCTTTACCGGTGGTATATACCAGCATGGTCGACGATCCGTATACCACATATCCGGCTGCAATTTGCTCTACTCCACGCTGTAAAACATCAACCATGGTAGCCTTTCCCTCGGTTGATTTACGGCGATAGATAGAGAAGATAGTACCCACCCCTACGTTCACATCAATGTTAGATGAACCGTCCAGAGGGTCGATTGCCACAATGTATTTAGCGTTTTTTGATATTTCGGAGTCAATGTATATATATTCGTCATTTTCTTCAGATACCACGATGCAGCATTCGCCGCCACTTTGCAGGGCTGCTATAAACTGTTCGTTGGCGTAAACATCCAGTTTCTTCTGGCCTTCTCCCTGTATGTTGGTCGTTCCGGCTTCCCCTAAAATATCAACCAAACCGGCCTTGTTAATTTCGCGGTTAACTATTTTGGCCGCAATGGCTATGTCTCGCAGCAAGCGCGACAACTCTCCTTTGGCAAAAGGGAAGTCGGCCTGTTTTTCTATAATAAATTGTCCTAACGTTTTTGCTGCTTTCATAGGCTTAGTGTATTAATTACATATTATTTTTAAGTTCCACGACTTCCAAGTTATGAATATTTTTCGAGGAAACACAAAATTTCATCAATGTTTTAACTTTATGCCAACCTTGTTTTCCGGCCGCCCCGGGGTTTAAATGCAAACAATTGATTTTTTTATCGAAAATAACTTTCAATATATGAGAGTGTCCGCTAATAAATAATCCAGGAGGGTTAGTGTAAATAATACGCTTTACATCGGGGCTGTATTTATCAGGATATCCGCCAATATGCGTCATCCAAACATCAAGGTCTTCGCACATAAAACGCATATGTTCCGGGAACGTCTGGCGTATTTCTTTACCATCAATATTACCATAAACCCCCTTCAAGGGTTTAAACGCCGCCAACTGATCTACAAGTTCTATGGTACCAAAATCGCCTGCGTGCCAAATTTCATCACAATCGGCAAAATGTTTAAATACGGCATCATCCAGATAGCCGTGAGTATCAGATAGTAAACCTATACGGGTCATAAGCTTAATTGTAAGGTAGTTAAATAGTTTGAGGCGGCTTGTCATGTACTGGCATGGGGCGGTGCCCCACTCATCTCGGCCACGTCATTGCGAGGAACGAAGCAATCTCTGAACTTTGCATTAACATCTTGCATCCGCAGAGGTTGCTTCGTTCCTCGCTATGACGGGTTTTTGATTTAAAAAATCGTCAAAAAGTTTCCGCCGTTGGCTGTGTCATCACAGTAAGTCTTAAAATATCGTCAAAAAATCTTTAAGCAATTCACGATATTCATCTGTGTAAACCTTAGGCTCGCTGTAAATACTGTAACGCTGGTATTTAATATTAGTTTGATGTCTGCCAAAAGCCAGTATCTCACGGTGCGCATCATAATGCGGGTATGAGTGAATGCTGACAACCTGCTGTAAGAACAATCCATACAGGTTGGCCAGTTGCTTTACCAGTTTAGCAGTAGCCAAAGGCAGGATAAGCCATAAAACACCATTATTGCTTAAATGCTGTGCGCTGGTGCTAACCAATTCCTCAAAAAAGCTATCATCAGCGTGTTTTGCCAAGGTTTTATGCGCTCCCACAGATGGTAATGATTGTATGTAGAATGGTGGATTGGAAACGATCATATCGAACCGCTTGTCAGCATTACCAGCAAAATATTGCTGAAACGATTGCCCGTAAACTTTAACTCTGTCTGCAAAATCCGAAGCAGCAAAGTTCATTTCGGCGGTTTTCGCGGCAGTAGCATCCATTTCTACCGCACTAATACGGGCTTGCTCAAAACGCTGTGCCAGCATTAATGCAATTACGCCTGTGCCCGTTCCTATGTCCAATATTTTTTCAGCATGGCTTGCATTTGCAATGGCGCCCAGCAGTACGCCGTCGGTATTCACCTTCATGGCGCAACCGCTTTGATCGATGCTGAATTTTTTAAAATGGAATATGGACATGGGGCTTATATTCAATTCCCCCCTCTTGAGAGGGGGCGCGTATGACAGTGCGAGGGAAGGGGTGTGTAATTAGAGGATTTTTAAACTGGAAGGACACACCCCTGCCCCTCTCAAGAGGGGAATCCTTCGCTCATGCCTATGGCCTCACTCACTCACTCACTCACTCACTCACTCTTCGTATAACTCCAGCGGCAGGCCATCAGGGTCGGCAAAAAAGGTGAAGCGGCGGCCGGTGTATTCATCTATCCTTATATCTTCGGTGTCTATGCCGTAACTATTTAAATGCGATACCGATGCTTCTATATCCTCAACCGCAAAGGCCAGGTGGCGTAAACCTGCTGCCTCGGGGCGTGATGGCCTGGGAGCCGGGTTAGGGAACGAAAAAAGCTCGATCTGGTATTGCCCTGCAACAGCCAGATCGAGCTTGTATGATTGCCTTTCGGCACGGTAAATTTCCTGCACTAAGGTTAAGCCCAATATCTCTACATAAAACCGTTTACTTTGCTCATAATTAGTGCAAATAATGGCAATATGGTGTATGTGCTTTAATCCAAGCATTATTCGCCCAGTGCTACGTGCAATACGTTATCGTATACTAATTTAATATCGGTAATGTGGCCGTAAAGCTCTTCGTCAACATTTAATGCGCCGTTGGTTACGGTACCCAGGAGGGTGTATTCCACTTCGCTGGTAGCCATTAGTTCGGTAAAGCGGTCTTGCTCTTCGGGAGAAACACTCACTACCACCCTGCCCTGTGCCTCACCAAACAGGAAAGCATCCTTACGGAAATCGGTATCGGTAGCAATATCAAAACCTAAGCCCAGCGACATCGACGATTCTAACAGCGCCACATACAAACCACCATCGGCCACATCATGTGCCGATTGGATAGCCTTGCTCAAGATCAGTTGCTTGATCACCTGCTGCATGTTATACTCTTCATCTAAATCGAAATAAGGGGCTGGTGATGCCGATATTTTATGGTACGAGGCAAGGTATTGAGACGACGCAATATCGTTTTGCGATTGGCCAATAAGGTAAACAAAGTCGCCCGGCTGTTTAAAGTCGGCCGTCATGATGTTATCCTTATCATCCAGCACGCCCAGCATACCAATAGTTGGCGTAGGGAACACCGGCCCTTCATCGCTCGATTGGTTATAGAAACTCACGTTACCACCGGTTACCGGGGTTTCAAATTTGCGGCAGGCTTCGCCCATACCTTTAATGGCGCCCACAAACTGCCAGAAAACCTCGGGCACGTAAGGATTACCAAAGTTTAAGCAGTTGGTAATAGCCACCGGCTCACCACCCGAACACACAATGTTACGTGCAGCCTCGGCTACGGCAATAGCACAACCTTTTTGCGGGTCGGCGTTTACGTAGCGTGAGTTACAATCAACCGTTAAGGCGATAGCCTTGTTAGTGCCTTTAACAGCTACCACAGCGGCATCGCTCGGGCGGTTGGTGGTCATGGTTGATGTACCTACCATGCTGTCATATTGGTCGGTTACCCAACGTTTTGAGGCAATATTTGGGTGAGCAATTAAATGCTCAGCAACATCTACTAAATTTTCGGGAACAGGTACGCTGTTTATGTCGAACTTTTGATATTCGGCATAATAAGCAGGCTCACGATACTCGCGTTCGTAAACCGGGGCACCGCCGCCCAATACCAAATCGTCGGCAGGTACGTCGGCTACTTTTTCGCCGTTCATAAAGTACTCCAGGCGCTTGGTATCGGTAACTTCACCTATCTGCACACAGTTCAGATCCCACTTATCAAACACGGCTTGTACAGCAGCCTCGCGGCCTTTTTGCACCACGATAAGCATACGCTCCTGCGATTCTGATAACAGGATCTCGAACGGTTTCATATTTTCCTGGCGGGTTGGCACTTTATCCAGCCAAATTACCATACCATGCTCGCCCTTGGCCGACATTTCAGAATTTGAACAGATAATACCTGCCGCACCCATATCCTGCATACCTATTACGGCACCGGTTTTAATTACTTCTAACGAAGCCTCGAGTAATAATTTCTCCTGGAACGGATCGCCCACCTGCACGGCAGGTAAATCATTCACCGAATCTTCGGTTATATTTTTAGAGGCAAAAGCAGCCCCGTGTATACCGTCTTTACCGGTTGACGAACCCACGATGTAAACCGGGTTACCCACACCATATGATGTAGCCGAAACCATATCGCCAGCCATTAATATACCGGCCGACATGGCGTTTACCAACGGGTTAACGTTATAGCATTCATCAAAAAACAGCTCGCCGCCTACGGTTGGAATACCGAAAGCGTTACCGTAATCGCCAATACCTTTCACCACACCTTTAACCAACCATTTGGTACGGTCGAGGCTAAGATCGCCAAAACGAAGCGAATTTAACTGTGCTATTGGACGAGCACCCATGGTAAAAATATCGCGGTTAATACCGCCCACACCCGTTGCCGCACCTTGATAAGGCTCCAAAGCCGAAGGGTGATTGTGCGACTCAATTTTGAAGGCACAGCCAATGCCATCGCCCAAATCTACCACACCGGCATTTTCTTCACCTGCTTTGGCCAGCATGCGACTGCCATCACGTGGTAAAGTTTTAAGCCATTTAATGGAGTTTTTGTATGAGCAGTGCTCGCTCCACATTACCGAAAATATAGACAGTTCGGTAAAGTTGGGAACGCGGCCCAGTATTTCTTTTATACGCTCAAACTCTTCGGGTAAGAGGCCAAGATCTTTGGCCGTGTCAACAGTAGTAAGTTGGTCTTGCTCCACTATATTGTGTTTTGATGGATGAAAACGCAAAATTAGAAAAATGAAGGGAAACGTGGCATTTAAATTTCGATTTATACTTACAAAGCAGTTTCCATCCTGACGGACGTTAAGTAGGGATCAATAAAGCGGTTACACATGTTCAATTTAACAGGCATAAGCAGCCATCACACATACTTATGCCATGTAGGAGAAAATAACCTAAATCAATGGTTACTTGTTTTTTGGCAATTCTGCCACAAATTTTGCCAGGCCATCAATAGAGCATGGAGAAAAATACTTTTTATTTGTAGTGGGGTCAAGTGTTGCTCCGGAAACTATACCAACCACTAATCCTTGTTTATCAATTACCGGTGCGCCGCTCAATCCTCCAAATTGTTCTGGCACAATAATGTCTTTTAACAAAAGGCGATTTCCTATCGATTTATAATATTCAAATTCATACACCCGTTGACTTCCCTCTTCCATTTTTCGGGTCCAGCCAATTACATACATTTTTTCTCCCGGAGTTAACGGTGTTGTTCGCACCTCTAAAGGTTTTACGTTTGAATGATTTGTTTTTATGGAAAATAAGAGCCAGTCTTCCTGATAAATGGATGCATCATTGAGCTTCGCCGAGTGATCTTCATTTAACAGTTTATCAGTAACTACTAACTGTTCTTTTTTATCTAAAGGATATAAGCTCCAGTTTTTAATTTGATTACTAAATATTAGTGTTTTCATTTCATCTGTTTTAATAAATTTTACCAGATGTTTGGCAGTTACAGCAAAGGTATCTGCGTTAAATTTAATCAAAAAGCCACAACTAAACCTCGGTTGATCGTATTTGGAATGAACAAAATCAATTTTGTTGGTGAGCGCAATATCTGCGAATTTTTCTTTCGACGATCTGTTCTGGGCACATCCTGATGTTGACAGTAATAAAAGAATTAATAGGTATCTGTTTGTAAACTGCATGTGGTAAGATTTGATAAATTAAATATATGCAATTTAACTAAGCTTTATCTTTTGCAAACATTTACTTCTATATCTGCAAGTTGCTAAAAATGAGCAAAGGCATTATGAAGGAATTTCAACCGTTAAAAGCTTAAATTTATACAAAGTAAAAAGCCGCTTCCCAATCAGGAAACGGCTCAAATATTATTCACCCTTCAGGCAGGGGTTATATCCCTTCGGTACCCGGCTCATGCCCTATCATACGACCGGTTGTACGGCCTTGCGGGCGTGAACTAAAATCGGTTTTAGGATTACCCTCAGCCGGAAACTCGTGCGTGCGCGGTGGGGTAACATCAGTTTGCTCGCTGTACGAGGCGTCATTACCTTCTTGCGGCTGGCGCACTTCCTGCTCACTTGGATAGCCTAATTTTTCGTCGGCAGCTTCCTCGCGCTCAGGCAATTCATCTGGGTCATTGGCATCAAAAGATTGCTCGTTCACATCCTCAAACTCTTCATCTTCCTCCTCTAACTCAGCCCTCAATGGCTCATCAAGATCTTCATCATCTTCGTCATCTAAAGCAGGTTCGTAGCCTGGCACCACGTCCTCGTCTAAATCCTCTTCTTCATCATCCAGGCCTAAATCCTCGTCCTCTTCATCCAAATCCAGATCATCATCATAATCGTCTTCATCCGGGTCAGGCGTTTCGGCTCTTAACAGCCTGTCGCGATCCATTTCATCACGGTCAAACCTGCCGTGCTGGGTTGCTGTTTCCTGTTCCGTAGTCCAGGTATCTTGATCAAATGCTAACATAGGTTCTCTTGTTTATGGTGTTATGTAATAAACTTGCAAGTCCGATGCTTTGTTTTAATTAATAAGAAAAAGTAAATAAATATTGGTTTGTAGAAAGTTCAAAAATAGCATTACATCAAGTCACTGTCTTTTTTTTACATGATACACTTTGTTGGCCATATAAAACAGCAGCAAAACAGATAATAAATAAACAAAAGCATTACGATAATTCACTGCCGGCTACTCGGCACAATTTGAATTATTACCAATATCAGCCACATTATACCACCAATAAGGTACACGTGTAAGAGTATGAAACTTATATTTTGAAAGGTTTACAGCATTAATTGTTTAACCTGTGCTAAGCAATTAATGTTTTATTTTGAAGTTATAATATGGCGGGTTTCGGCAATTATGTATATTGCCTTTTTACACCCTATTAATTATAAAAGCCATGCAAAACTGGGAAGATATTTATTTAGAGGCCGAAGAAGCCATACGTAACGCTAATTACTTGCAGGCTAAACAATTGTTGGAGAACATCATATTAGATGAACCATCAACCGCACAGGCGCACAACTCGCTGGGATGGCTGTACCGTACCCAGTTTGATGATTATGCCCGTGCCGAAAATCATTACAAGGCTGCCATTAAAAGCAACCCGCAATATCCGCATGCTTATATTAATTTGATTGTGTTGTACACCAACCTTGAGCAGTGGGATAAAGCCCGCGATATTGCCGCCACGGCCATATTACGTCCGCTGGTTGATAAGGCGCTGATTAGCTACCGCCTGGGTATACTCGAGGAGTACAATCAAAACTTTGAAGAAGCCATTAACTATTACAAAAAGGCCATAAAATTGTGCCTCAACTTTGACTCGATTGAGGATTATAAGCGGGCCATTACTAATTGCGAGTATAAAGCGACTTTGTAAAGCCCCAGAGACAAGAAACAAGAGCCAGGAACCAAAACTTTACTAAAAGTTTCTTGATTCCTGGCTCTTTAATTTTATTCCTTTTTTTCTTGGCTTTTGGTTCTTAGCTCTTGTCTCTATACTAAAGCCATCACCACTGCTCCCAGCGGTGGAATAGTTACCTTGATCGAATCTTCCTTACCGTGCCATTTTTTCTTTTCGGAGGTTAGCGGGTATGGATTGTTTACGCCGCTGCCCCAATACTCTTTAGCATCGGAGTTGAATATTTCATGCCACTGGCCTTCTTGAGGCACGCCTATGCGGAAATCATAGTGTACGTTTGGTGTCATGTTGAGTACAACTACCAGGTTATGTTCTACATAATGGCCTTTACGTACATACACCAATATCGAATCATTGGCATTGCCGCCGTCTATCCACTCAAAACCTTCGGGGCTAAATGCTTTTTCGTAAAGTGCGGGCTGGGTGCGGTACAGGTTGTTTAAGCTTTTTACGGCTTCCTGCATACCCGAGTGTGGCGCAAACTGGGTTACCCACCAATCTAACGATTTGCCGAACGCCCATTCGGAGTTTTGTCCAAATTCGCCCCCCATAAACAGCAGCTTGGCACCGGGATGGGTAAACATATAGCTGTATAGTAAACGCAGGTTGGCATAGCGCTGCCACTCATCGCCCGGCATTTTGCACAGCATCGATTGTTTGCCGTATACCACTTCATCGTGCGAGAAAGGCAGCATGAAGTTCTCGGTAAAGGAGTATATCAAACTAAACGTAATTTCGTTATGATGATGCTTGCGGTATATGGGGTCGAGTTGGAAATAGTCCAAACTATCGTGCATCCAGCCCATCATCCATTTCATGCCAAAGCCTAAACCACCTGTATAAACAGGTTTGGTTACGCCACTAAAAGAGGTTGACTCTTCGGCAATGGTTTGCACATCAGGAAAATGGCTGTAAACCGCCATGTTAAACTCTTTCAAAAAGTCGATAGCCTCGAGGTTGTGGTTGCCACCAAAATAGTTAGGCTCCCACTCGCCGTGCTTGCGCGAATAATCGAGATAGAGCATAGATGCCACACCATCAACACGCAAACCATCGGCATGATAACGCTCAAGCCAAAAAATGGCGCTGCTAATGAGGAATGATTTCACCTCATTGCGGCCATAATTAAATATATAGGAAGTCCAGTCGGGGTGGTAACCTTTGCGTACATCTTCGTGCTCGTAAAGGTGTGTACCATCAAAATGGTACAGGGCGTGGGCATCGCCCGGGAAGTGCGACGGTACCCAATCCAAAATTACACCGATCCCCTCCTCATGAAAACGCTCAATTAAATGCATCAATTGCTGCGGCGAACCATAGCGCGATGTAGCGGCAAAATAGCCTATTACCTGGTAGCCCCAGCTGGGATAAAACGGATGCTCCATTATAGGCATAAACTCCACGTGAGTAAAACCCATTTTTTTAACGTACGGCACCAGGCGGTCGGCCAGTTGGTCGTAGGTTAAAAAACTGTCCGGACTTTCAGTACTGCGCGCCCACGAACCTAAGTGCACCTCGTAAACCGAATATGGCTTGTCCAGCGCATTGTGAGAGTACCGGTTTTGCATCCAGTT contains the following coding sequences:
- the purL gene encoding phosphoribosylformylglycinamidine synthase subunit PurL; this translates as MEQDQLTTVDTAKDLGLLPEEFERIKEILGRVPNFTELSIFSVMWSEHCSYKNSIKWLKTLPRDGSRMLAKAGEENAGVVDLGDGIGCAFKIESHNHPSALEPYQGAATGVGGINRDIFTMGARPIAQLNSLRFGDLSLDRTKWLVKGVVKGIGDYGNAFGIPTVGGELFFDECYNVNPLVNAMSAGILMAGDMVSATSYGVGNPVYIVGSSTGKDGIHGAAFASKNITEDSVNDLPAVQVGDPFQEKLLLEASLEVIKTGAVIGMQDMGAAGIICSNSEMSAKGEHGMVIWLDKVPTRQENMKPFEILLSESQERMLIVVQKGREAAVQAVFDKWDLNCVQIGEVTDTKRLEYFMNGEKVADVPADDLVLGGGAPVYEREYREPAYYAEYQKFDINSVPVPENLVDVAEHLIAHPNIASKRWVTDQYDSMVGTSTMTTNRPSDAAVVAVKGTNKAIALTVDCNSRYVNADPQKGCAIAVAEAARNIVCSGGEPVAITNCLNFGNPYVPEVFWQFVGAIKGMGEACRKFETPVTGGNVSFYNQSSDEGPVFPTPTIGMLGVLDDKDNIMTADFKQPGDFVYLIGQSQNDIASSQYLASYHKISASPAPYFDLDEEYNMQQVIKQLILSKAIQSAHDVADGGLYVALLESSMSLGLGFDIATDTDFRKDAFLFGEAQGRVVVSVSPEEQDRFTELMATSEVEYTLLGTVTNGALNVDEELYGHITDIKLVYDNVLHVALGE
- a CDS encoding trypsin-like serine protease, translated to MQFTNRYLLILLLLSTSGCAQNRSSKEKFADIALTNKIDFVHSKYDQPRFSCGFLIKFNADTFAVTAKHLVKFIKTDEMKTLIFSNQIKNWSLYPLDKKEQLVVTDKLLNEDHSAKLNDASIYQEDWLLFSIKTNHSNVKPLEVRTTPLTPGEKMYVIGWTRKMEEGSQRVYEFEYYKSIGNRLLLKDIIVPEQFGGLSGAPVIDKQGLVVGIVSGATLDPTTNKKYFSPCSIDGLAKFVAELPKNK
- a CDS encoding metallophosphoesterase family protein; this translates as MTRIGLLSDTHGYLDDAVFKHFADCDEIWHAGDFGTIELVDQLAAFKPLKGVYGNIDGKEIRQTFPEHMRFMCEDLDVWMTHIGGYPDKYSPDVKRIIYTNPPGLFISGHSHILKVIFDKKINCLHLNPGAAGKQGWHKVKTLMKFCVSSKNIHNLEVVELKNNM
- the gloA2 gene encoding SMU1112c/YaeR family gloxylase I-like metalloprotein, translated to MLGLKHIHHIAIICTNYEQSKRFYVEILGLTLVQEIYRAERQSYKLDLAVAGQYQIELFSFPNPAPRPSRPEAAGLRHLAFAVEDIEASVSHLNSYGIDTEDIRIDEYTGRRFTFFADPDGLPLELYEE
- a CDS encoding tRNA1(Val) (adenine(37)-N6)-methyltransferase; the protein is MSIFHFKKFSIDQSGCAMKVNTDGVLLGAIANASHAEKILDIGTGTGVIALMLAQRFEQARISAVEMDATAAKTAEMNFAASDFADRVKVYGQSFQQYFAGNADKRFDMIVSNPPFYIQSLPSVGAHKTLAKHADDSFFEELVSTSAQHLSNNGVLWLILPLATAKLVKQLANLYGLFLQQVVSIHSYPHYDAHREILAFGRHQTNIKYQRYSIYSEPKVYTDEYRELLKDFLTIF
- a CDS encoding phage integrase SAM-like domain-containing protein translates to MATIKEMVLKHHKKEDGTYNIKYRLTHNRKVTYINTNHFAHERQLKKNLSIKDKFLLSVISTEIAKYRMRLLELDSRLIHYDVKELANCLTQVEENNVIDIIAFARQYIAELIAQGRKGNAYPILTVTNSLCDYFGSQKVEIDRINALMLPDYEKYLRKERRFKRRNQLGNEVNYISKGLSDSGLHNHMRDLRTLFNAARDRFNDEDRGIIRIKYYPFKKHKVIEAPMTAKRALTIEQLFKIREFECVPGSRAELAKDIFLLSFYLCGMNAKDIYNLRKSNIIKSRVNYNRSKTSTRRKDSAFISIKIISEASPLLFRYIDRLQDRYSESNNFNKALNKGLKEIGEALGIHSLTLYCARHSFGSIARNECRFSKDDVGFALNHIDQSTRTTDIYIKPDWKIIDEVQLAVTRIIKMQDNNNVD
- the rnhA gene encoding ribonuclease HI, with the translated sequence MIEIFTDGASSGNPGPGGYGVVLRAGQHYKELSEGFRKTTNNRMELLAVIKGLEALKAPGQQVTVFSDSKYVIDSIEKRWLNGWVAKGFAGKKNKDLWLRYLDISKLHKVRFVWVKGHAGHPENERCDQLAVAASKQKELLIDSVFEVENARGNS
- a CDS encoding tetratricopeptide repeat protein gives rise to the protein MQNWEDIYLEAEEAIRNANYLQAKQLLENIILDEPSTAQAHNSLGWLYRTQFDDYARAENHYKAAIKSNPQYPHAYINLIVLYTNLEQWDKARDIAATAILRPLVDKALISYRLGILEEYNQNFEEAINYYKKAIKLCLNFDSIEDYKRAITNCEYKATL
- the fbp gene encoding class 1 fructose-bisphosphatase gives rise to the protein MKAAKTLGQFIIEKQADFPFAKGELSRLLRDIAIAAKIVNREINKAGLVDILGEAGTTNIQGEGQKKLDVYANEQFIAALQSGGECCIVVSEENDEYIYIDSEISKNAKYIVAIDPLDGSSNIDVNVGVGTIFSIYRRKSTEGKATMVDVLQRGVEQIAAGYVVYGSSTMLVYTTGKGVNGFTLDPSIGEFCLSHPDMTVPKDGNIYSINEGYYAHFPDGIKKYIKYCQVEDDATHRPYTSRYTGSMVADIHRTLIKGGIFMYPITAQAPNGKLRLVYECNPIAFIVEQAGGKATNGYERILELEVKELHQRSAIIIGSTNMVNKAEEMLACFSPQITKRNFEGEVVIQ